The following proteins come from a genomic window of Buchnera aphidicola (Protaphis terricola):
- the recB gene encoding exodeoxyribonuclease V subunit beta: MKQKLNIFNIPLHGINLIEASAGTGKTSSIILMYLRLLLGIGDQKNNKKLTIKEILIVTFTNAAKEEIYTRIKKHIEELYLYFITKKTNNLILKPFLGRIKNLKEAVYTLEKAQKNIKNISIYTIHGFCKDILQLNFIDIHEKIIENENFLYLQAIQDFWRDTFYNLPKKIIYIISQYYKNPESLLIELQPVFNFKKIYFDKKFNKNDNILKCHKNNINIINIFKKKWLNYNLYIFNIIQTLKINKKIYNQYNISRWINNITIWAKSKTENYEIPDFLKYFSQEKISKNIKNESIPFHFFFNDIDNILKKNFSLKDIILFQAIKKVPQFLKKEKKKKSLLGFNDLLNILLKYIKKEKKLRQLIINKYPVAFIDEFQDTDIQQYQIFNLLYNINIKKTALFLIGDPKQSIYSFRGADIFSYLYAKSTIKNYYYLNTNWRSSKEICQAINYLFSSNKKPFFFKNISYTNIHFPMKNKNMKFKIKGKVQNSINLFFKKQENINLIDYQEWISKQCANEISYWLIYAKKGEATLIDKKNQERVLQPSDIVVLVRNKNEANIIKEALKKLNIKSIYSSSNENIFHTNDAQELLIILESILDPNNINLLKQSIFTHIFYQILLQEDKKNNIEKSYFLIKKLYKYRDIWENIGIYYTIKKIILDFQKYSNHLDKCKNYQKNINFLHIAELLEKKSQIFYQKSSLLKWFERQILEKQNILKNENIRKFKQSNIIQIITIHKSKGLEYPIVWIPFASIYKESKSYLYHNQKNFKIFYDLEHKKTTQKISEEERLSEDLRFLYVAITRSIYHCSLGIGHILYKKTQKKSNIHKSSLGYIIQRGYNIKYKDLINELNQLNQKKYIKIKYDSINIKLPYIKEEIYLLSKPINLKNSIKTYFQITSFTELKKTTLSYYNQNYYDIKNILNQEILNTNKIEDNNFPKGKKTGILIHHILKKIDFSKKLNHNFFYKTLKKYDFSEQLAPSLISWVHNIINIKIKNINLNLSMLKKNQYIKEMKFFLPIKNILNSTDFNNIIQSFDPISSISPKISFDPFLGIIKGAIDLILTYNEKYYIIDYKSNYLGNNKNSYSSENIKKEIIKNRYDLQYQIYTIALHQFLKKKVNGYKYKKHFGGIFYIFLRGLNKSKKNQSVFYTVPKYILIKKLINLFSIKKLKIE, encoded by the coding sequence ATGAAACAAAAATTAAATATATTCAATATACCTTTACATGGAATTAATTTAATTGAAGCATCTGCTGGTACTGGTAAAACTAGTTCAATTATATTAATGTATTTAAGACTATTACTTGGAATAGGAGATCAAAAAAACAATAAAAAATTAACAATAAAAGAAATATTAATAGTAACATTTACCAATGCTGCAAAAGAAGAAATATATACAAGAATTAAAAAACATATTGAAGAATTATATTTATATTTTATTACTAAAAAAACTAATAATCTTATTTTAAAACCATTTTTAGGAAGAATAAAAAATTTAAAAGAAGCTGTTTATACTTTAGAGAAAGCTCAAAAAAATATAAAAAATATTTCTATTTATACAATACACGGATTTTGTAAAGATATTTTACAACTGAACTTTATTGATATACATGAAAAAATCATCGAAAATGAAAACTTCTTATATTTACAAGCAATTCAAGATTTTTGGAGAGATACTTTTTATAATTTACCAAAAAAAATAATTTATATTATTTCTCAATATTATAAAAATCCAGAATCTCTATTAATAGAACTACAGCCTGTATTTAATTTTAAAAAAATTTATTTTGATAAAAAATTTAATAAAAATGATAATATTTTAAAGTGTCATAAAAATAATATTAATATAATTAATATTTTTAAAAAAAAATGGTTAAATTATAATTTATATATATTTAATATTATTCAAACACTAAAAATTAATAAAAAAATATATAATCAATATAATATTTCTAGATGGATAAATAATATTACAATATGGGCGAAATCTAAAACTGAAAATTATGAAATTCCAGATTTTTTAAAATATTTTTCACAAGAAAAAATAAGTAAAAATATTAAAAATGAATCAATTCCATTTCATTTTTTTTTTAATGATATTGATAATATATTAAAAAAAAATTTTTCTCTTAAAGATATCATATTATTTCAAGCTATAAAAAAAGTACCTCAATTTTTAAAAAAAGAAAAAAAGAAAAAATCTTTATTAGGATTTAATGATTTATTAAATATTTTACTTAAGTATATTAAAAAAGAAAAAAAATTAAGACAATTAATAATAAATAAATATCCAGTTGCATTCATTGATGAATTTCAAGATACTGATATTCAACAATATCAAATTTTTAATCTTTTATATAATATTAATATTAAAAAAACTGCATTATTCCTTATAGGCGATCCAAAACAATCAATATATAGCTTTCGAGGCGCAGATATTTTTTCATATTTATACGCTAAATCTACAATAAAAAATTATTATTATTTAAACACTAATTGGAGGTCTTCAAAAGAAATATGTCAAGCTATAAACTATTTATTTTCATCTAATAAAAAACCATTTTTTTTTAAAAATATTTCATATACAAATATTCATTTTCCAATGAAAAATAAAAATATGAAATTTAAAATAAAAGGGAAAGTTCAAAATTCTATTAACTTATTTTTTAAAAAACAAGAAAATATAAATCTTATCGATTATCAAGAATGGATTTCAAAACAATGTGCAAATGAAATTAGTTATTGGTTAATTTATGCTAAAAAAGGAGAAGCTACTTTAATAGACAAAAAAAATCAAGAAAGAGTGTTACAACCGAGTGATATTGTTGTATTAGTAAGAAATAAAAATGAAGCTAATATTATTAAAGAAGCATTAAAAAAATTGAATATTAAATCTATTTATTCATCTTCTAATGAAAATATATTTCATACTAATGATGCTCAAGAATTACTTATAATACTTGAAAGTATATTAGATCCAAATAATATAAATTTACTAAAACAATCAATTTTTACACATATTTTTTATCAAATTTTATTACAAGAAGACAAGAAAAATAATATTGAAAAATCATATTTTTTAATAAAAAAACTATATAAATATCGAGATATATGGGAAAATATAGGTATTTATTACACGATTAAAAAAATAATACTAGATTTTCAAAAATATTCAAATCATTTAGATAAGTGCAAAAATTATCAAAAAAATATAAATTTTTTACATATAGCTGAGTTATTAGAAAAAAAATCTCAAATTTTTTATCAGAAATCTTCTTTATTAAAATGGTTTGAAAGACAAATATTAGAAAAACAAAATATTTTAAAAAATGAAAATATTAGAAAATTTAAACAATCTAATATAATTCAAATTATTACTATACATAAATCTAAAGGTTTAGAATACCCTATTGTTTGGATACCTTTTGCTTCAATTTATAAAGAATCAAAATCATATTTATACCATAATCAAAAAAATTTTAAAATATTTTATGATCTTGAACATAAAAAAACTACACAAAAAATATCAGAAGAAGAAAGATTATCAGAAGACTTACGTTTTTTATATGTAGCTATTACTAGATCTATTTATCACTGTAGTTTAGGAATAGGACATATTTTATATAAAAAAACTCAAAAAAAAAGCAATATACATAAAAGTTCTTTAGGATATATTATACAACGCGGATATAATATAAAATATAAAGATTTAATAAATGAATTAAATCAATTAAATCAAAAAAAATATATTAAAATTAAATATGATAGTATAAATATAAAACTTCCTTATATTAAAGAAGAAATATACTTACTATCCAAACCTATTAATTTAAAAAATAGTATAAAAACTTATTTTCAAATAACAAGCTTTACTGAGCTAAAAAAAACAACTCTTTCATATTATAATCAAAATTATTACGATATAAAAAATATTTTAAATCAAGAAATATTAAATACAAATAAAATAGAAGATAATAATTTCCCAAAAGGAAAAAAAACAGGTATTCTAATACATCACATATTAAAAAAAATTGATTTTTCAAAAAAATTAAATCATAATTTTTTTTATAAAACTTTAAAAAAATATGATTTTTCAGAACAATTAGCTCCATCATTAATATCTTGGGTACATAATATTATTAATATTAAAATTAAAAATATAAATTTAAATTTATCTATGTTAAAAAAAAATCAATATATAAAAGAAATGAAATTTTTTTTACCCATAAAAAATATATTAAATAGTACAGATTTTAATAATATTATTCAATCTTTTGATCCTATTTCCTCTATTTCCCCTAAAATCTCTTTTGATCCATTTTTAGGCATAATAAAAGGAGCGATTGATTTAATTTTAACTTATAATGAAAAATATTATATAATAGATTATAAATCTAATTATTTAGGTAATAATAAAAATTCATATTCTTCTGAAAATATAAAAAAAGAAATTATTAAAAATAGATATGATTTACAATATCAAATATATACAATTGCATTGCATCAATTTTTAAAAAAAAAAGTTAACGGATATAAATATAAAAAACATTTTGGTGGAATATTTTATATATTCTTAAGAGGTCTAAATAAATCAAAAAAAAATCAAAGCGTCTTTTATACAGTTCCAAAGTATATTTTAATTAAAAAATTAATTAATTTATTTTCAATAAAAAAATTAAAAATTGAATAA
- the recD gene encoding exodeoxyribonuclease V subunit alpha: MKIFRKKKIIHSIDLYFSQFISKKNYIIMLVAACVSFESNNGHIFLPIEYFKKNNFFSINNKKIIKKILLILNNKKINWLLELKNHSSIGNGNIITPLVLDKEKIYLYKIWKAEKNIFKYLNKKTYFSEIEIIKASQALKNLFPNKEEYYPQKIAIALTLINDIVFILGGPGTGKTTIIIKILLILIQYKKKNIKIQLSAPTGKATSRLIEILNNNQIFYMNDVDLEKNNIFILNPITLHQLLGISKTSNKIFFNKNNPLNIDILIIDEVSMIDILMMDNIFSSVKKNTKIIFIGDYNQLSPIGIGSILKNIYNYSYFGYSSKTISILEKIIQCSNLNIKINKNNNILISDKIYILRKNYRFKKTSGIYILSNEIFKNNQKILNKLFNNLIDNVFFYEINNTIQYINMINKIIFYNEEYWNSIEKKDDIKKIIKIFQKNQILCVIKNGLFGINNINNILEQFMHTKNIIKKYFYIKKQIWYIGKPIIITKNNKYLNLSNGDIGITNLNNNKKLQVCFLKNNNKVKCIPIELLENYNTAWCITVHKSQGSEFNHTILILPNKNLEILNQETLYTAITRSKKKITIFSNKKILIASINKNKNFY; the protein is encoded by the coding sequence ATTAAAATATTTAGAAAAAAAAAAATTATTCATTCAATAGATTTATACTTTTCACAATTTATATCAAAAAAAAATTATATTATTATGCTAGTAGCGGCATGTGTTAGTTTTGAAAGTAATAATGGTCATATTTTTTTACCTATTGAATATTTTAAAAAAAATAATTTTTTTTCAATTAATAATAAAAAAATTATTAAAAAAATATTACTAATTTTAAATAATAAAAAAATTAACTGGTTGTTAGAATTAAAAAATCATTCTTCTATCGGAAATGGAAATATTATTACTCCTTTAGTATTAGATAAAGAAAAAATATATCTTTATAAGATATGGAAAGCTGAAAAAAATATTTTCAAATATTTAAATAAAAAAACATATTTTAGTGAAATCGAAATTATAAAAGCTAGTCAAGCATTAAAAAATTTATTTCCAAATAAAGAAGAATATTATCCTCAAAAAATTGCTATAGCATTAACTTTAATAAATGATATAGTATTTATTTTAGGTGGTCCAGGAACAGGAAAAACCACTATCATAATTAAAATTCTTCTTATATTAATCCAATACAAAAAAAAAAATATTAAAATACAATTATCAGCACCAACGGGAAAAGCTACATCACGTTTAATAGAAATATTAAATAATAATCAAATATTTTATATGAATGATGTTGATCTAGAAAAAAATAATATATTTATATTGAATCCAATTACTTTACATCAATTACTAGGTATTTCAAAAACATCTAATAAGATATTTTTTAATAAAAATAACCCTTTAAATATAGATATATTAATTATTGATGAAGTATCTATGATAGATATTTTAATGATGGATAATATATTTTCTTCTGTAAAAAAAAATACAAAAATTATTTTTATCGGAGATTATAATCAATTATCTCCTATAGGAATAGGCTCTATTTTAAAAAATATTTATAATTATTCATATTTTGGATATAGTTCAAAAACTATTTCTATTTTAGAAAAAATTATACAATGTTCTAATTTAAATATTAAAATAAATAAAAATAATAATATTTTAATTAGTGATAAAATATATATCCTAAGAAAAAATTATAGATTTAAAAAAACCTCAGGAATTTATATTTTATCAAATGAAATTTTTAAAAATAATCAAAAAATCTTAAATAAATTATTTAATAATTTAATAGATAATGTATTTTTTTATGAAATAAATAATACAATTCAATATATTAATATGATAAATAAAATTATCTTTTATAATGAAGAATATTGGAATAGTATTGAAAAAAAAGATGATATAAAAAAAATAATTAAAATATTTCAAAAAAATCAAATACTTTGCGTTATTAAAAATGGTTTATTTGGAATAAATAATATCAATAATATTTTAGAACAATTTATGCATACAAAAAATATTATTAAAAAATATTTTTATATAAAAAAACAAATATGGTATATCGGAAAGCCTATTATAATAACAAAAAATAATAAATATTTAAATTTATCTAATGGTGATATAGGAATAACTAATTTAAATAATAATAAAAAATTACAAGTATGTTTTTTAAAAAATAATAATAAAGTGAAATGTATACCCATTGAATTATTAGAAAATTATAATACTGCTTGGTGTATTACAGTCCATAAATCACAAGGCTCTGAATTTAATCATACTATATTAATTCTTCCTAATAAAAACTTAGAAATATTAAATCAAGAAACCTTATATACTGCCATTACAAGATCGAAAAAAAAAATAACTATTTTTTCAAATAAAAAAATATTAATAGCATCAATTAATAAAAATAAAAATTTTTATTAA
- the ribE gene encoding 6,7-dimethyl-8-ribityllumazine synthase — MNIIQSEIINKKASIAIIISRFNQFINNHLLSGALDTLIRIGQIKEDRIFQIYVPGIYEIPIVANYIAKNKKYQAIIAIGTVIKGKTDHFKYISSNTYQNLSKISIKYSIPITLGILTTNNLKESIERSGLKMGNKGSEAALAALEMINIMEKIKK; from the coding sequence ATGAATATTATTCAATCAGAAATTATAAATAAAAAAGCATCTATTGCAATAATTATTTCTAGATTTAATCAATTTATTAATAATCATTTACTATCTGGAGCATTAGATACATTAATTCGCATTGGTCAAATAAAAGAAGACAGAATTTTTCAAATATACGTTCCTGGTATATATGAAATACCTATAGTAGCAAACTATATTGCAAAAAATAAAAAATACCAAGCAATTATTGCAATAGGCACAGTAATTAAAGGAAAAACAGATCATTTTAAATATATTTCAAGTAATACTTATCAAAATCTTTCAAAAATAAGCATAAAATATTCTATTCCGATAACATTAGGAATATTGACAACAAATAATTTAAAAGAATCTATTGAAAGATCTGGTTTAAAAATGGGTAATAAAGGTTCTGAAGCAGCATTAGCTGCATTAGAAATGATCAATATTATGGAAAAAATAAAAAAATAA
- the thiL gene encoding thiamine-phosphate kinase, whose protein sequence is MKYTEFEIISKFFNKNQKLDQNIIQGIGDDSALIKIPKNNILVTSTDTLIEGVHFFKNIHPKNLAYKAVAVNLSDLAAMGALPKWITISITIPISNTQWLKYFSNGLFKTLNKYKIILIGGDTNSGPLSITINIYGLIKGKKALLRKNAKNGDLIYVTGYLGESAAGLYLLKKKTI, encoded by the coding sequence ATGAAATATACAGAATTTGAAATAATCTCTAAATTTTTTAATAAAAATCAAAAATTAGATCAAAATATTATACAAGGCATCGGAGATGATAGTGCATTAATTAAAATACCTAAAAATAATATTCTTGTCACTAGTACTGATACTTTAATAGAAGGTGTTCATTTTTTTAAAAATATACATCCTAAAAACTTAGCATATAAAGCAGTTGCTGTAAATCTTAGTGATTTAGCTGCTATGGGAGCACTCCCTAAATGGATAACAATATCTATTACTATTCCAATATCTAATACACAATGGCTAAAATATTTTAGTAATGGTTTATTTAAAACTTTAAATAAATATAAAATTATACTAATAGGTGGAGATACTAATTCTGGACCTTTAAGTATTACAATAAATATTTATGGATTAATTAAAGGGAAAAAAGCACTTTTAAGAAAAAATGCTAAAAATGGAGATTTAATATATGTTACAGGATATTTAGGAGAAAGTGCAGCAGGATTATATTTACTTAAAAAAAAAACTATTTAA